One part of the Acuticoccus sediminis genome encodes these proteins:
- a CDS encoding AMP-binding protein encodes MARLDIAGDEIAWGPAPARVAECDTLPKLLRRNASGHPADVAQREKEFGIWIEYDWAAVEDHVSAMAAAFAALGLGPGDVVALIGDNRPEWVWGEVAAHACRAMSLGVYRDALEDEIRHLFGHAEPKIVVAEDEEQVDKLLALGDAIPSVQVIVYTDDRGMRKYDDPRLIDIRALETSGREALIAHPDRWSQMVDATRGEDVAVLCTTSGTTSSPKLAMWTSAALLGHAETYLRADPRGPNDEYVAVLPLSWVMEQMYSVAWNFLARMRVNFVEEEATTMADLREIGPTFVLFSPRVWEQVAADIRARIMDTTRWKRAIYDWGVKKGMAAAELHRRSAAADALLFRHLRDRLGFSRLKSAATGGAAMGPDTFRFFEAMGVPLKQLYGQTEALGAHTIHKAGDVDNETVGYPMPGVTLTIRDPDAEGLGEILVRHPHMMTAYYRNEEASAESFTDDGWFQTGDAGYLTEGRQLVVVDRIKDLSTTSKGVRFSPQFIENKLKFSTYVAEAVILGKDRPYLAAMICIRFPILAKWAEERKISFTTYSDLASRKEVYDVLRQEVERVNATLPEHQRIAKFLLLYKELDADDGELTRTKKVRRGVIAEKYETIIETIYSGADHVDIDTVIHFQDGSKQRVVTTLAIETLKSAPEPEAHRAHGEAAE; translated from the coding sequence ATGGCCCGCCTCGACATCGCCGGCGACGAGATCGCCTGGGGCCCGGCCCCCGCCAGGGTCGCCGAGTGCGACACGCTCCCCAAGCTCCTCCGCCGCAACGCGTCCGGCCACCCGGCCGACGTCGCGCAGCGCGAGAAGGAGTTCGGCATCTGGATCGAGTACGACTGGGCCGCGGTCGAGGACCACGTCTCGGCCATGGCCGCCGCGTTCGCCGCACTGGGGCTCGGCCCGGGCGACGTGGTCGCGCTGATCGGCGACAACCGGCCCGAGTGGGTCTGGGGCGAGGTCGCCGCGCACGCCTGCCGCGCCATGAGCCTCGGCGTCTACCGCGACGCCCTCGAGGATGAGATCCGCCACCTCTTCGGCCATGCCGAGCCGAAGATCGTCGTCGCCGAGGACGAGGAGCAGGTCGACAAGCTGCTGGCGCTCGGCGACGCCATCCCCTCCGTGCAGGTGATCGTCTACACCGACGACCGCGGCATGCGGAAATACGACGACCCCCGCCTGATCGACATCCGCGCGCTCGAGACGTCCGGCCGCGAGGCGCTGATCGCCCATCCGGACCGCTGGTCGCAGATGGTGGACGCGACGCGCGGCGAGGACGTCGCGGTGCTGTGCACCACCTCCGGCACGACCTCGAGCCCGAAGCTCGCGATGTGGACCTCGGCGGCGCTCCTCGGCCACGCCGAGACGTACCTGCGCGCCGACCCGCGCGGCCCGAACGACGAGTACGTCGCGGTGCTCCCGCTCTCCTGGGTGATGGAGCAGATGTACTCCGTCGCCTGGAACTTCCTCGCCCGGATGAGGGTCAACTTCGTCGAGGAGGAGGCCACCACGATGGCCGACCTGCGCGAGATCGGCCCGACCTTCGTCCTCTTCAGCCCCCGCGTCTGGGAGCAGGTCGCCGCCGACATCCGCGCGCGCATCATGGACACCACGCGCTGGAAGCGGGCGATCTACGACTGGGGCGTGAAGAAGGGCATGGCCGCCGCCGAGCTGCACCGCCGGTCGGCCGCCGCCGACGCGCTGCTCTTCCGCCACCTGCGCGACCGGCTCGGCTTCTCGCGCCTCAAGTCGGCCGCGACAGGCGGCGCGGCGATGGGGCCCGACACCTTCCGCTTCTTCGAGGCGATGGGCGTCCCGCTGAAGCAGCTCTACGGACAGACCGAGGCGCTCGGCGCCCACACGATCCACAAGGCCGGCGACGTCGACAACGAGACCGTCGGCTATCCGATGCCGGGCGTCACTCTCACGATCCGCGACCCCGACGCCGAGGGCCTCGGGGAGATCCTCGTGCGGCACCCGCACATGATGACGGCCTACTACCGCAACGAGGAGGCCTCGGCGGAGAGCTTCACCGACGACGGCTGGTTCCAGACCGGCGACGCGGGCTACCTGACCGAGGGACGCCAGCTCGTCGTCGTCGACCGCATCAAGGACCTCTCGACGACGTCGAAGGGCGTGCGCTTCTCGCCCCAGTTCATCGAGAACAAGCTCAAGTTCTCGACCTACGTCGCCGAGGCGGTGATCCTCGGCAAGGACCGGCCGTACCTCGCGGCGATGATCTGCATCCGCTTCCCGATCCTCGCCAAGTGGGCGGAGGAGCGGAAGATCTCGTTCACCACCTACTCCGACCTCGCCTCCCGCAAGGAGGTGTACGACGTCCTTCGCCAGGAGGTGGAGCGGGTGAACGCGACGCTCCCAGAGCACCAGCGGATCGCCAAGTTCCTGCTCCTCTACAAGGAGCTCGACGCGGACGACGGCGAGCTGACGCGCACCAAGAAGGTGCGCCGCGGCGTCATCGCCGAGAAATACGAAACCATCATCGAAACGATCTACTCGGGCGCCGATCACGTCGACATCGACACGGTGATCCACTTCCAGGACGGCTCGAAGCAGCGCGTGGTAACGACGCTCGCCATCGAGACGCTGAAGAGCGCGCCGGAGCCCGAGGCGCACCGTGCCCATGGGGAGGCGGCAGAGTGA
- a CDS encoding branched-chain amino acid ABC transporter permease, translated as MNSELLVQLLVNGVIVGMLYGVVAMCFVLIYKSTQVVNFAQGEFVVLGAWVCLSLVIQMGLPFWLAFIFSLVFMMLFGILVQVVLLRPLVGEPIISIIMATIGLSIFMQALMNWIWGNNAVRFPPVFDQGTVSIGGLNVETAYLMSLVLSLIVMGLFFWFFRYSRWGLAMRATAYNQQVAQSLGVSVGQVFAMAWAISAVVSGIAGVVIGLVSAVSNSLAIIGIKVFPAVIVGGLDSIVGAIVGGLTIGLLENMAEFADGQYLHWGNMYQVAPFYVLIVILMIRPYGLFGTPDIERV; from the coding sequence GTGAACAGCGAGCTTTTGGTCCAGCTCCTCGTCAACGGGGTGATCGTGGGGATGCTCTACGGCGTCGTCGCGATGTGCTTCGTGCTCATCTACAAGTCCACGCAGGTGGTGAACTTCGCGCAGGGCGAGTTCGTGGTCCTCGGCGCCTGGGTCTGCCTGTCGCTGGTGATCCAGATGGGGCTGCCGTTCTGGCTCGCCTTCATCTTCAGCCTCGTCTTCATGATGCTCTTCGGCATCCTCGTCCAGGTGGTGCTGCTGCGCCCGCTGGTGGGCGAGCCGATCATCTCCATCATCATGGCGACCATCGGCCTCTCGATCTTCATGCAGGCGCTGATGAACTGGATCTGGGGCAACAACGCGGTGCGCTTCCCACCGGTGTTCGACCAGGGCACGGTCTCCATCGGCGGCCTCAACGTCGAGACCGCCTACCTGATGAGCCTCGTGCTGTCGCTCATCGTGATGGGCCTCTTCTTCTGGTTCTTCCGCTACTCGCGGTGGGGCCTCGCGATGCGCGCGACCGCCTACAACCAGCAGGTCGCCCAGTCACTCGGCGTCTCGGTCGGACAGGTGTTCGCGATGGCGTGGGCGATCTCGGCGGTCGTGTCCGGGATCGCCGGCGTCGTCATCGGCCTCGTCTCGGCGGTCTCCAACAGCCTCGCGATCATCGGCATCAAGGTCTTCCCGGCGGTGATCGTCGGCGGGCTCGACTCCATCGTCGGCGCGATCGTCGGCGGCCTGACCATCGGGCTCCTCGAAAACATGGCCGAGTTCGCGGACGGGCAGTACCTCCACTGGGGCAACATGTACCAGGTCGCGCCGTTCTACGTGCTGATCGTCATCCTGATGATCCGCCCCTACGGCCTCTTCGGTACGCCGGACATCGAGCGGGTCTGA
- a CDS encoding branched-chain amino acid ABC transporter permease, which translates to MAHVPNPRPAGDFRTSYAADTSLFRTHLESRLTLLLVLAALTVPLWGSNYLLSQMILIGIYGIAALGLNVLTGMTGQISLGHGAFFGFGAFASAYFASKGIPVLIAMPLAGLLTTAVGMIFGIPAARLKGLYLAIATLASQFILQDFFARAAWFTGGPYGALAETASLFGLMINNDARYFYLVLFWVVVSFLAVSNLTRTRDGRALVAVRDHYLSAEMMGINLTRYRIMSFGISSFFAGIAGALYGHYLGFVSGEGFTILLSIEFLAMIIIGGLGSVSGSLLGAAFILLLPQAMEVFANGMAGVFPSIAQGTAYIKQMSVGAAIVLFLVLEPEGLIHRWRLMRASWKLFPFSH; encoded by the coding sequence ATGGCGCACGTCCCCAATCCCCGCCCGGCCGGCGACTTCCGCACCTCCTACGCGGCCGACACGTCCCTCTTCCGCACGCACCTCGAAAGCCGGCTGACGCTGCTTCTCGTCCTGGCGGCGCTCACGGTGCCGCTGTGGGGCTCGAACTACCTCCTCAGCCAGATGATCCTCATCGGGATCTACGGCATCGCCGCGCTGGGGCTGAACGTCCTCACCGGCATGACGGGGCAGATCTCGCTCGGCCACGGCGCCTTCTTCGGCTTCGGCGCGTTCGCGTCCGCCTACTTCGCCTCCAAGGGCATCCCGGTGCTGATCGCGATGCCGCTCGCGGGGCTGCTGACCACCGCGGTCGGGATGATCTTCGGCATTCCGGCGGCGCGGCTGAAGGGGCTCTACCTCGCCATCGCGACGCTCGCCTCGCAGTTCATCCTGCAGGACTTCTTCGCCCGCGCGGCCTGGTTCACCGGCGGTCCCTACGGCGCGCTCGCCGAGACGGCGTCGCTGTTCGGCCTCATGATCAACAACGACGCGCGGTATTTCTACCTCGTCCTCTTCTGGGTGGTGGTGTCGTTCCTGGCCGTCTCCAACCTGACCCGCACGCGGGACGGGCGGGCGCTGGTCGCGGTCCGGGACCACTACCTGTCGGCGGAAATGATGGGGATCAACCTCACCCGCTACCGGATCATGAGCTTCGGCATCTCGTCCTTCTTCGCCGGGATCGCGGGGGCGCTCTACGGGCACTACCTCGGCTTCGTCTCCGGCGAAGGGTTCACGATCCTGCTGTCCATCGAGTTCCTGGCGATGATCATCATCGGCGGCCTCGGCTCGGTGTCGGGATCGCTGCTCGGCGCGGCCTTCATCCTCCTGCTGCCGCAGGCGATGGAGGTGTTCGCCAACGGCATGGCCGGCGTCTTCCCCTCGATCGCGCAGGGCACCGCGTACATCAAGCAGATGTCGGTCGGCGCGGCGATCGTCCTCTTCCTCGTCCTGGAGCCGGAAGGGCTCATCCATCGCTGGCGGCTGATGCGCGCCTCCTGGAAGCTCTTCCCCTTCTCGCACTGA
- a CDS encoding ABC transporter substrate-binding protein: MKAIQTALAAALLVTTAGAAAAQDKVLVGHLADYTGATSFVGKQFGPGVSDAFKQINADGGIDGTIVDLDTVDYGYKVPEAIALYKRWVGNGMVALQGWGTADTEALISFVTRDEIPNMSGSYSAHLTDPKGTNPNTKLPAPYNFFYGPSYSDACRALVEWAKKDADAKGIENPTFIHTGDNHPYPNAPKEACAAHAEEIGLTVAPPVVVPLAPGDFKAQCLTIKNSGAQYVYMGNLGGSVVSLIKSCNTVGVEATYMGNPWAGDYQTVEAAEAQNLVFPSSTPFYGADVPGMALVKKILENGDGQVGERPTHHYVRAVCAAYYMKEAMDWAKANGGLTGKNIRDGFYQKSDWVPEGLEGVCGPVTWTPEDHRGLMSVTINSGSFVDGKAEITQLDVIELPRRADWLGQ; the protein is encoded by the coding sequence ATGAAAGCCATTCAGACGGCGCTCGCCGCCGCCCTCCTCGTCACCACCGCGGGTGCGGCGGCGGCGCAGGACAAGGTGCTCGTGGGGCACCTCGCCGACTATACCGGCGCCACCTCGTTCGTCGGCAAGCAGTTTGGCCCGGGCGTGTCGGACGCCTTCAAGCAGATCAACGCGGACGGCGGCATCGACGGCACCATCGTCGACCTCGACACCGTCGACTACGGCTACAAGGTTCCGGAGGCGATCGCCCTCTACAAGCGCTGGGTCGGCAACGGCATGGTCGCGCTGCAGGGCTGGGGCACGGCCGACACCGAGGCGCTCATCTCGTTCGTCACGCGCGACGAGATCCCCAACATGTCCGGCTCCTACTCGGCGCACCTGACCGACCCGAAGGGCACCAACCCGAACACCAAGCTCCCGGCGCCGTACAACTTCTTCTACGGCCCCTCCTACTCCGACGCCTGCCGGGCGCTGGTCGAGTGGGCGAAGAAGGACGCGGACGCCAAGGGCATCGAGAACCCGACCTTCATCCACACCGGCGACAACCACCCCTATCCGAACGCGCCGAAGGAGGCCTGCGCCGCGCACGCCGAGGAGATCGGCCTGACGGTGGCGCCGCCGGTGGTCGTGCCGCTCGCGCCGGGCGACTTCAAGGCGCAGTGCCTGACGATCAAGAACTCGGGCGCCCAGTACGTCTACATGGGCAACCTCGGCGGCTCGGTCGTGTCGCTCATCAAGAGCTGCAACACGGTCGGCGTCGAGGCGACCTACATGGGCAACCCCTGGGCCGGCGACTACCAGACCGTTGAAGCGGCCGAGGCGCAGAACCTCGTCTTCCCGTCCTCGACGCCGTTCTACGGCGCCGACGTCCCGGGCATGGCGCTGGTGAAGAAGATCCTCGAGAACGGCGACGGGCAGGTCGGCGAGCGGCCGACGCACCACTACGTCCGCGCCGTGTGCGCCGCCTACTACATGAAGGAGGCGATGGACTGGGCCAAGGCCAACGGCGGCCTCACCGGCAAGAACATCCGCGACGGCTTCTACCAGAAGTCCGACTGGGTGCCGGAGGGCCTCGAGGGCGTGTGCGGCCCCGTGACCTGGACGCCTGAGGACCACCGCGGCCTCATGAGCGTCACCATCAACTCCGGCTCGTTCGTCGACGGCAAGGCCGAGATCACCCAGCTCGACGTCATCGAGCTGCCGCGCCGCGCGGACTGGCTCGGCCAGTAA
- a CDS encoding ABC transporter ATP-binding protein has product MALAEPIAAADVATDDILALNNVEVIFNDVILVLRGMSMAARRGQITALLGANGAGKSTTLKAISGLLHTEDGEVTRGTIHYDGVDVTRTSPDRKVKNGLFLVMEGRGIVQDMTITENLRLGAFTRPGADVKHDIEEVYEYFPRLRERKGLAGYLSGGEQQMLAIGRAMMAKPKLILMDEPSMGLSPLLVKEVFGIIRRLNKELGLSILLVEQNANMALKAADYGYIMENGKIVLDGTGEALSENEDVKEFYLGGGERRSFKAVKSFRRRKRWL; this is encoded by the coding sequence ATGGCCCTCGCCGAACCCATCGCCGCCGCCGACGTGGCGACCGACGACATCCTCGCGCTCAACAACGTCGAGGTGATCTTCAACGACGTCATCCTGGTGTTGCGCGGGATGTCGATGGCGGCCAGGCGCGGCCAGATCACCGCGCTGCTGGGCGCCAACGGCGCCGGCAAGTCGACCACGCTGAAGGCGATCTCCGGCCTCCTGCATACCGAGGACGGCGAGGTCACCCGCGGCACGATCCACTACGACGGCGTCGACGTCACGCGCACCTCACCGGACCGCAAGGTGAAGAACGGGCTCTTCCTCGTGATGGAGGGGCGCGGCATCGTCCAGGACATGACGATCACCGAAAACCTGCGGCTCGGGGCCTTCACCCGTCCCGGCGCGGACGTGAAGCACGACATCGAGGAGGTGTACGAGTACTTCCCGCGCCTGCGCGAGCGGAAGGGCCTCGCGGGCTACCTCTCCGGCGGTGAGCAGCAGATGCTGGCGATCGGCCGGGCGATGATGGCCAAGCCCAAGCTCATCCTGATGGACGAGCCGTCGATGGGCCTCTCGCCGCTCCTGGTGAAGGAGGTGTTCGGCATCATCCGCCGGCTCAACAAGGAGCTCGGGCTGTCGATCCTGCTGGTGGAGCAGAACGCCAACATGGCGCTGAAGGCGGCGGACTACGGCTACATCATGGAAAACGGCAAGATCGTGCTGGACGGCACGGGCGAGGCGCTGTCCGAGAACGAGGACGTGAAGGAGTTCTACCTCGGCGGCGGCGAGCGGCGCTCGTTCAAGGCCGTGAAGAGCTTCCGCCGGCGCAAGCGCTGGCTCTAG
- a CDS encoding phenylacetate--CoA ligase family protein — MSEFYDERETRSPEARERALMDALRAQVRHAKIHSPHYRETLADVDPDTLLSREALSALPVLYKSDLIDLQAKAPPLGGLATRPAADFKRLYLSPGPIAEPEAEHPHWRMERALWAAGFRSADIVMNTFAYHLTPAGFMFDHALAALGATVFPSGVGNTQTQASAIPVLGITGYVGTPDFLKAILEKGDEHGIETGTIARAMVTGGPLFPSLREFYAARGIAVRQCYGTAELGLIGYETEPGAGLVLDEDAVVEIVRPGTGDPVAPGEVGEVVVTTFNAAYPLIRFATGDLSAELDTPSSCGRTGRRLKGWMGRADQTTKVRGMFVHPRQVAAIVNRFARVHRARLVIDEDGGADKVLLKVEVADGDEALAAAVAEAIRTECRVRGDVAFVDPGSLPNDGKVIDDVRKLEA, encoded by the coding sequence ATGAGCGAGTTCTACGACGAGCGCGAGACCCGGTCGCCCGAGGCCCGCGAACGGGCGCTGATGGACGCGCTCCGGGCCCAGGTCCGCCACGCCAAGATCCATTCGCCGCACTACCGCGAGACACTGGCGGACGTCGATCCCGACACCCTCCTGTCGCGTGAGGCGCTGTCGGCGCTCCCGGTGCTCTACAAGTCCGACCTCATCGACCTGCAGGCCAAGGCGCCGCCGCTGGGCGGCCTCGCGACCCGGCCGGCGGCGGACTTCAAGCGGCTCTACCTCTCCCCCGGCCCGATCGCCGAGCCGGAGGCCGAGCATCCGCACTGGCGCATGGAGCGCGCGCTGTGGGCGGCGGGGTTCCGGTCCGCCGACATCGTCATGAACACCTTTGCCTACCACCTCACCCCGGCGGGCTTCATGTTCGACCACGCGCTGGCGGCGCTCGGGGCGACGGTGTTCCCGTCCGGCGTCGGCAACACGCAGACCCAGGCGAGCGCGATCCCGGTGCTCGGCATCACCGGCTATGTCGGCACGCCGGACTTCCTGAAGGCCATTCTGGAGAAGGGCGACGAGCACGGCATCGAGACCGGGACGATCGCCAGGGCGATGGTGACCGGCGGCCCCCTCTTCCCGTCGCTCCGCGAGTTCTACGCGGCGCGCGGCATCGCGGTGCGCCAGTGCTACGGAACCGCCGAGCTGGGCCTCATCGGCTACGAGACCGAGCCGGGCGCGGGCCTCGTCCTCGACGAGGACGCGGTGGTGGAGATCGTCCGGCCGGGAACCGGCGACCCCGTCGCGCCGGGCGAGGTCGGCGAGGTCGTGGTGACGACGTTCAATGCCGCCTACCCGCTGATCCGCTTCGCGACCGGCGACCTGTCGGCCGAGCTCGACACGCCGAGCAGCTGCGGGCGGACCGGCAGGCGCCTCAAGGGGTGGATGGGCCGCGCCGACCAGACCACGAAGGTGCGCGGCATGTTCGTCCACCCGCGCCAGGTGGCGGCGATCGTCAACCGTTTTGCCCGCGTGCATCGCGCCCGGCTCGTCATCGACGAGGACGGCGGCGCGGACAAGGTTCTCCTCAAGGTCGAGGTGGCCGATGGCGACGAGGCGCTCGCCGCCGCGGTCGCCGAAGCGATCCGCACCGAATGCCGCGTGCGGGGCGACGTCGCGTTCGTCGATCCGGGCAGCCTTCCCAACGATGGCAAGGTGATCGACGACGTGCGCAAGCTCGAGGCCTGA
- a CDS encoding PAS domain S-box protein: MVTVFRSLSLTRQLLIAMVTLVLLTSASVGVVVYWAVERALIPQGVLRLEGDARQLATQLVSRTTGYRSDLAARTKSGAIAGFIDASTGSGTDARLDLDAATWRRIVENLFFAELAAKSEYLQLRLLDAEGNEVIRVDRQKGDEPPRIVPVAELQAKQSRPYVANTLALDPGEIYISPLDLNREHGEIVMPFTPVLRFAAPMDGPDGQRYGLLVLNVDMRQDFRILRDAVLPGSDLFLVNAEGDYLLHPDPAKEFAFDRGPRVLFPEDRPALSAAVGAVAAGSDLVSADGEATRAVAWAQAPLAQVGPPLTVVLSAPSRIARAAPAIRNSAAGVGAIAALLAAIAVGLAGRAIMRPIVAMTHGLEDASAGRPVALPVTRGGEIGVLARALNDYIERERFDGAIVNGSSDAILTTDHDGLITRWNPAAAHLFECPAESAIGRDVDAVIAPDGAFTVRTWLNDTMGESEGGVADITRLRRDGTTCDIALRASPVHAPDGTIMGMSIIARDMTAERIAQEMFRVSVEYSPAGKVLCGPDGRIKLVNAQTEAAFGYTRDELIDQPVELLVPQDVRGEHASLMRAFLASPERRSMGNDREVFGRRKSGEIFPIEVGLTPVPSRSGTLVLAAIVDVSAQRAAQRDLIARTQELERSNKDLMQFAYVASHDLQEPLRMVASFTQLLADRYKGQLDERADKYIHFAVDGAKRMQALINDLLDYSRVGASTKPLEPVEVATVWQRVQRMLLSTIRETEATVEAGPLPTVMADAEQLTRLLQNLLSNSIKFRSDVPPHITLAAERQGEFWQFTLSDNGIGFESRDAARIFDMFQRLHERGKYEGTGLGLAIAKRIIDQHGGRIWAESAPGEGTRFSFTLRAAEPARS, translated from the coding sequence TTGGTCACGGTCTTCAGGTCGCTCTCGCTGACCCGGCAACTCCTCATCGCCATGGTCACGCTGGTTCTGCTGACGTCGGCGTCCGTCGGCGTGGTCGTGTACTGGGCGGTCGAGCGGGCGCTGATCCCGCAGGGTGTGCTGCGCCTCGAGGGCGACGCCCGCCAGCTCGCGACCCAGCTCGTCAGCAGGACGACGGGGTATCGGTCCGACCTCGCCGCAAGGACGAAGTCGGGGGCCATCGCCGGCTTCATCGACGCGTCGACGGGCAGCGGCACCGACGCCCGCCTCGATCTCGACGCCGCCACCTGGCGGCGCATCGTCGAAAACCTCTTCTTCGCCGAGCTCGCGGCGAAGTCGGAGTACCTGCAGCTCCGCCTGCTCGACGCGGAGGGCAACGAGGTCATCCGCGTCGACCGGCAGAAGGGCGACGAGCCGCCGCGCATCGTCCCCGTCGCCGAACTGCAGGCCAAGCAGTCCCGCCCCTACGTCGCCAACACGCTGGCGCTCGACCCGGGCGAGATCTACATCTCGCCGCTCGACCTCAACCGCGAGCACGGCGAGATCGTCATGCCGTTCACGCCGGTCCTGCGCTTCGCCGCGCCGATGGACGGCCCGGACGGGCAGCGGTACGGCCTCCTCGTCCTCAACGTGGACATGCGCCAGGACTTCCGGATCCTGCGCGACGCGGTGCTGCCGGGGAGCGACCTCTTCCTCGTCAACGCCGAGGGGGACTACCTGCTCCACCCTGATCCGGCGAAGGAGTTCGCCTTCGACCGCGGCCCGCGCGTCCTTTTTCCGGAAGACCGGCCGGCCCTGTCGGCCGCCGTCGGGGCCGTGGCGGCCGGAAGCGACCTCGTTTCGGCCGACGGCGAGGCGACGCGGGCGGTCGCGTGGGCGCAGGCGCCGCTCGCGCAGGTGGGTCCGCCGCTCACGGTCGTCCTCTCGGCACCGAGCCGCATCGCCCGCGCGGCCCCCGCGATCCGCAACTCCGCCGCCGGCGTGGGAGCGATCGCCGCCCTCCTCGCCGCCATCGCCGTCGGCCTCGCCGGCCGGGCGATCATGCGGCCCATCGTGGCGATGACCCACGGGCTGGAGGACGCCAGCGCCGGCCGCCCGGTCGCGCTGCCGGTCACCCGCGGCGGCGAGATCGGCGTCCTCGCCCGCGCCCTCAACGACTACATCGAACGCGAGCGCTTCGACGGGGCGATCGTCAACGGCTCCAGCGACGCGATCCTGACGACCGACCATGACGGGCTGATCACCCGCTGGAACCCCGCGGCGGCCCACCTCTTCGAGTGCCCCGCCGAGAGCGCGATCGGCCGGGACGTCGACGCCGTGATCGCCCCGGACGGGGCCTTCACCGTGCGCACGTGGCTCAACGACACGATGGGCGAAAGCGAGGGCGGCGTCGCCGACATCACCCGGCTGCGGCGCGACGGGACGACGTGCGACATCGCCCTGCGCGCCTCCCCGGTGCACGCCCCGGACGGCACCATCATGGGCATGTCGATCATCGCGCGCGACATGACGGCGGAACGGATCGCCCAGGAGATGTTCCGCGTCTCGGTCGAGTATTCGCCCGCCGGCAAGGTCCTGTGCGGACCGGACGGCCGCATCAAGCTCGTCAACGCCCAGACCGAAGCCGCGTTCGGCTACACCAGGGACGAGCTGATCGACCAGCCGGTGGAGCTCCTCGTGCCGCAGGATGTGCGCGGCGAGCACGCGTCGCTGATGCGGGCCTTCCTCGCGAGCCCGGAACGCCGGTCGATGGGCAACGACCGCGAGGTGTTCGGCCGCCGCAAGTCAGGCGAGATCTTTCCCATCGAGGTCGGCCTCACGCCGGTGCCCTCGCGCTCCGGCACGCTCGTCCTCGCGGCGATCGTGGACGTCTCCGCCCAGCGCGCCGCGCAGCGCGACCTCATCGCCCGCACCCAGGAGCTTGAGCGCTCCAACAAGGACCTGATGCAGTTCGCCTACGTCGCCTCGCACGACCTGCAGGAGCCGCTGCGCATGGTGGCGAGCTTCACCCAGCTCCTCGCCGACCGCTACAAGGGCCAGCTCGACGAACGGGCGGACAAGTACATCCACTTCGCCGTCGACGGCGCCAAGCGGATGCAGGCGCTGATCAACGACCTGCTCGACTACTCGCGCGTCGGCGCGTCCACCAAGCCGCTGGAGCCGGTGGAGGTCGCGACGGTCTGGCAGCGCGTGCAACGCATGCTGCTGAGCACGATCCGCGAGACGGAGGCGACCGTCGAGGCCGGCCCCCTTCCCACCGTGATGGCCGACGCCGAGCAGCTGACGCGCCTCCTGCAGAACCTCCTCAGCAACTCGATCAAGTTCCGTAGCGATGTCCCGCCGCACATCACCCTCGCCGCGGAACGGCAGGGTGAGTTCTGGCAGTTCACGTTGAGCGACAACGGCATCGGCTTCGAAAGCCGCGACGCGGCCCGGATCTTCGACATGTTCCAGCGCCTGCACGAGCGCGGCAAGTACGAGGGGACCGGCCTCGGCCTCGCCATCGCCAAGCGCATCATCGACCAGCACGGCGGCCGCATCTGGGCCGAGAGCGCGCCGGGCGAAGGCACACGGTTTTCATTTACGCTGCGCGCAGCCGAGCCCGCGAGATCATGA
- a CDS encoding response regulator — protein MTTPITILLLEDNPADIELTREALSHRKLLLNLEVVTDGSAALDFLMQRGAFADRPRPDLIILDLNVPRLSGKDVLAQIKSTEGLKRVPVVVLTSSAAEIDIVESYDLGANCYVNKPLDFSSFQEIVAALESFWFTVVRLPTAAEAKE, from the coding sequence ATGACCACCCCGATCACGATCCTCCTCCTCGAGGACAATCCCGCCGACATCGAGCTGACGCGCGAAGCCCTCTCGCACCGAAAGCTCCTTTTAAATCTGGAAGTTGTGACCGACGGCAGCGCCGCGCTCGATTTCCTGATGCAGCGCGGCGCCTTTGCCGACCGCCCGCGCCCGGACCTCATCATCCTCGACCTCAACGTCCCGCGGCTCTCGGGGAAGGATGTCCTTGCACAAATCAAATCGACGGAGGGCCTCAAGCGGGTTCCGGTCGTTGTCTTGACGTCTTCGGCCGCCGAGATCGATATTGTTGAAAGTTACGACCTGGGGGCTAACTGCTACGTGAACAAGCCTTTGGATTTCTCGTCTTTCCAGGAGATCGTGGCCGCGCTCGAGTCGTTCTGGTTTACGGTCGTCCGGCTGCCCACTGCTGCGGAGGCCAAGGAATAG